CGTAAAACAATGTATGTAATATTTTCCCAATTTTCTAACCATGTTTAACTCTTTTTTcgaaaaacagaaaataataataataatgtctaACAATGTGGATAAAATGTTGGGATTCATGTTATAGTAGTAAATATGCACTTTAAACGCGATTCTTTTCGTCAGTAAATGTAATAGAACTAAATCATAATTGCCCGGATCATACATGTTATAGTTGGTTCgggaaatgtttaaaaaaataaaagagaagaacagTGGAACGTGCAAGACAAAAAAGGTTTAGCTTTTTTATCTCTTGGGATGGCATTTTTTAAGAAGAGCATGTGCATATTTTGCTTCTCTTCCCCCAACCTTTCAAATGCTCATGCCTTTCACAACCTAAAGGAACTTTTGCTATTTTAGCcacttatatattattattttttcttctcttatcttattCTATTTGCATGTGATATGGAAGATTTTTGTTTGCAGAAAGATTTAGtccattgattttgttaattccggcttttatgttttatatgtcCATAAACaatgtaaataaattatatgactCGTCTTCTATGGATTATATATAGGCCtaggcataaaaaccgtacctgAATACCCAATTCGGAAACCATTCTAAAAAACTGAGTTTGGGTTAGGTAtcggtttgcctataaaactctattaggttctattttctaatacttttgggttcgggttagggtcgagtaatacccggtacccgtttgggtaccctattaaacccgaacatataaacatatttataatatttatcattaatataatgcaattaccccaaaaatatgattataattttgaatatttcatttaattttatacctaaatatcaaaaataatcaaaatatctaaaatatattgtcaCATAAGtctaaatttaactaaatttattttaatttaattaattttagttctATTTtgtcgggtacccggtagttcgggtactaatcgagttctaaaatttgtaacccaaaccgacccgaacctgATAGTAtccaaaccaaactgaacccatatatctaaaaatacctaATGGATTCTATTTTTCGAAaccgtttacccgaacccgaatagATAATATCCGAATAtgaacgggttacccgaatgccGAGCCCtaattatatagattattaagTAATTATTGGCGCCACCCTATATCGATAGGTTGACCAGCGTAATAGTTGGCCATCTACTGAAGAGATTCTTCAAGCTTACGAGTTCGAACGACAACAATGAGAGAAAACTAAGTTAACACActatacatattacatatatcccagaaaaaaaataaaaatcaaatcgtTTTTCATCTAGTAATGACATCATAAGTTCGAAgttttatagaaaacaaaatcatttatagTCTCTTgtaatcttttatatttaaaagccatatatttattgtttgtcAACAATATGAAAGAAAAGCTACGCTACTTGTCAAGAATGTCGAGAAAGAAAAGCTACGCTACTTGTTTGTCatcaatatataattattggatttaaaTAATAGTGTACTTAGTTGGTGGATTTGGGAGTGGGTTAGCATGAAAATCTCTCATCACATGGGATTGCCTCATACTTCCCACAAAGGAACAACCATATGCTTAGCTTTTATGCCATGACAAAAATACCCTTCACTTCCTTGATGGGATGTATGCGTCGACAACCTTTACTCAATGGGTACTTCCgtcttcttcattttgtttcctACTTGCTACCATATTCTAACttaattagtttgttttttataaggaaaaaaatccaatttcttgtgttataatattatatattgcaAAATCCGgacatctttgtttttttcagctATGATTAACTATTTAAATTAGAACTGAATTGAAAAATTTCATGGCTATTTTGTTGAATAAAAGTCTGGTTTAGTTATTACAAATACTTAAATAGACATGGAATATTTTTGtaggttttttttatatttaactaattattattGATGAAGCAGCTGAAGATTGTCTTTATTTGCTTAAATATGTGTAAGataatagtaatattattaAGTCTCGCtctagtatattttatattgattgatGGGCCCCTCTTTTGCTATTTCTGCGTTTTGCACTGAAACCTGaggtattttattttcttgtctttttcagttttgttcTTATATTAGCTCttagtaaattaatttttggcATTTTCCTTTCTTATATACTTCcaactatatatttaaaatgatctTGAGAAATCGTTCAACATcctttatgtatataataaatacgtGTACTTTGATAATGTTTGCCCATGACACaatttgttgttctttgttATCTTCCATTTAGCCACTTTCCATTGTTTTCTCTAATAATtcaatctctttatttttttaatatgatttaaacaaaattattggcATTATGATCTATGAACCTATAGTACTCATGAACATGTACGTAGTATACGATGTGACAATTCAACTGTACATCCatttatttccaaaacaatagaaaggcttatatattgaattttccaaaacaaaattttgtccTACTTAAAAGAAATTGTGGAAACAATTTACGTCTATTTAAGCgttaaaatcaaaaaatttgtaTCGAACAAGAAAGAGATAAGGCTGTGTGGAAAAGTGTCAGACACAGGAAAGGAAACATGCAGTGTGGCATTGTTAgctataagaaacaaaattcgaATTGtgacaaaatgaaaaaacacatcaaatatTCTCGCGAGGATTTgaattatatgtaaatatattatattattaccgatcatatcattgtattttttttcttctagaaaaaagttgaagaaaaaggacgataattttttttttaaacatttaacagtaaaaaaaaaaaggtaaagtaagacaaaattatttatattttgatgtaacagaaggaaagagaaaaaaaactatttgagtCGTGATTTTGCAGGAGTATGCATGGGTTTGGTGCAGAGACAAATATACCCCGCGCCTGCAAAATCCTTTACTCAGTTTTTTGTGAATTTGCAAAATTTACGACCCCACCTCAGTCCACTGGTCGATATGTCTTGTCACACgtgatattattattgtttctcTGCTCTCTGTTTCACGGAAGATCTTACATTATACAATAACAGATTATACGTACGGTATATCTATAAACCCATATATAGTCATATAGCTTTGCGCATTGTTCAAGTAATAATATAATGGGTTTTCGTTTCGTACCATTGCCGTGTCCGAAGGTTCTTAGTGATGTATCACATTGAAAACATAACATAGATGTTTAGTTATACTCTCTTTTGTGGTCTGAAGTTACCATcgaataataaaatatattctgCCTATGAATGGAGAAGCCTTATGGAGAGTTTTATCTTTATAGGCCTGAAGGAAAAAGAGTCACTAATGATTTTCTCTACGGCCCAAATATATATTTCGAAGCTTCAGTAGTGGATGAAGCCCAACATGTATATGTTTCTTCCAAAGCCATATATAGTACTTACGCCACTTCTCTCTcttaaaagggggaaaaatattcaaaactcaATTCCTCCTTGGACTCGTTCGACcttcaaattaatattttcgtGTTAACTAAGTagtatatgcaaatgcaagtaTACGTATTACTTATTATTGTTACCAACTTACATCCTAAAGATGGTATTGGCTTTTCTTTATACTCACAAGTTAGTCAAATTGGTCCGGCTTTGGTATACCGGAAAATCCCCTCAAGGTACGATTGAATAGTCATATGACTATGACTCATAGTCCGGCTTAAGGCTATTGTTTTAGTTTGGCATATGGTATATGAGTAATAGGtcatatgatatgattcatATCAGGAATCTCCCACCAATAAACACACGTTTCTTACCAAAACCACCGTAGCTTCTGCTGATTCTCTCGTTCCTAGTTaaccaaatattaaaccaaCCATGAACCATATAAACCATATTTATGGAGAATTAGATGAGAAGTTTTAATCTGGGGAGAAATAGCAATTGAACTATCGATAAGAGAGGAAATAGAAGAAGAACTTAAGTTTGAAGGAGATAAAGAACGAGGTGAAAGTTCGGGGTGGATCTGGTACGATATGATAGTTTTAAGGGGGAAATAAGACGTTCATCCCCATATACTATAAAAAGgtttcatataatattaattataaaaaaaaggtttaatacagaataaattttttaatcattgaTCCACAGATACATTCTCACAGCAATTTTCTAAAAGAGAGACAAACtacaaaaaaccaaagaaaaaaaaaaacagatcttcATGGTTACGAGCTGTTACTTTGACTGTGACTACTATTTTCACTTCCACGAAGTTCTCTCAACGAAGCAACAACTTGTAACATATTAGGCCTCTTTGATGGGAAGTCGTCAACGCACCGCAACGCTACCTCCAAGTACcttaacatctctttcacaatCACCCCTCCGAAACCTTCTTTTGCATTCAGAGACTCTGAAGAACCCTCTTTCATACTCAGAAGGTCTTCATCAATCACTTCCATATGTTTCCCTTCTCTTGCTTTCATCTTCGACCAACCTACTAAATTAGTATCACCAAACTCTTCTTTGTCCGTTGGTCTTTTCCCGCTTAAAATCTCGAGCATCACTACTCCGACTGAGTACACGTCGCCTTTTGCTGTACATCTGAAACTTTGGTAATACTCCGGTGGTACGTAACCTGGCGTGCCTGCCAAGGTACTCACACTCAAATGCGTGTCTAACGCGCTGATCAGCCTCGCCATTCCGAAATCAGAAACTCTAGCTTCCATGTCTTGATCGAGAAGCACGTTGCTTGACTTCATGTCACGGTGGATGATATGAGGAATACAATTGTGATGCAAGAAACAAAGCCCTTTTGCTGCTCCTCTCgcaatcttcttcctctcttcccaACTCAAAACCCTCCGCTTTTCGCCTGTTCTCGGTCCGTGAAGCACTTCCTCGAGGCTACCATATTGCATAAACTCGTAAACTAGCAATCTCTCTTCCCCAATCTTACAGTATCCCAAAAGTGGTACAAGGTTTCGGTGTTTAATCTTCCCTAGCGTTTCCATTTCCGCCATAAACTCTCTATCTCCTTGACAACTAAGTCTAATCAGTTTCTTGATTGCCACGGAAGACCCATCTTTGAGCGTCGCCTTGAAAACCTCACCGAATCCACCGTGTCCGATCATACTCGCAGCCGAGAATCCATTCGTAGCTTCGATAAGCTGCGAGAACTTAAGCTTCCTCAACTGTCGCTGAAACGTCGCTACGTTAATACTCAACggctctttctccttctcaatCTTCCACGTTGTGGCGGAATTAACCGCCTGCAAACTGTGAAGCATCTTCGCATCTTCCGCGTCTCTCTTCCTCGCACGAACCGCTATCGCCCAAACGATCAAAATACAAACAGACGCAGCGGAGATCAACACTCCCAAAACAATGCTATTCGCCCAAGAAGCTGCCCTGCTTCCGTGTTTAACACGTTTCCCTTCCTCTGTTCCCGGTGGAAGCTGATTGTTTCCGTTCTTACATTCCGGTAACGGAACACCACAAAGTCCAGGATTATCCGCGTACTGGCTCGCAGGAAGCGTGCTAAGCTGACCTCTCTGAGGAATCGGACCGGTTAACTCGTTATTGGACAGATCAATCTGCACCAAGAAAGACAAATTCGAGAAAGACTCAGGGATTTGACCCTGCAACCGGTTATCCGAAGCATCGAACACACCGAGGTTCTTGAGCTGACCAATCGTAAAAGGAATCTCGCCGGAGAGTTGATTATGAGAAAGCTCAAGAACTTGAAGAGCGATCATCTCTCCAATCTCATCTGGGATCTTGCCTCGAAGCTGGTTGTAAGAAAGATCAAGATACTCAATGGTTTGATACCTTGTGAAAAGACTCAGAATCGGACCTGAATACATTCTTGTGAAGTCACAGCTCTTAAGAGATGGTATCTGAAGAAGCCTCTCTGGTCTTATCCCTGAGAACTCAACCAAACCTCCCACACCTTTACATGAGTTCCCAACGTTTNNNNNNNNNNNNNNNNNNNNNNNNNNNNNNNNNNNNNNNNNNNNNNNNNNNNNNNNNNNNNNNNNNNNNNNNNNNNNNNNNNNNNNNNNNNNNNNNNNNNNNNNNNNNNNNNNNNNNNNNNNNNNNNNNNNNNNNNNNNNNNNNNNNNNNNNNNNNNNNNNNNNNNNNNNNNNNNNNNNNNNNNNNNNNNNNNNNNNNNNNNNNNNNNNNNNNNNNNNNNNNNNNNNNNNNNNNNNNNNNNNNNNNNNNNNNNNNNNNNNNNNNNNNNNNNNNNNNNNNNNNNNNNNNNNNNNNNNNNNNNNNNNNNNNNNNNNNNNNNNNNNNNNNNNNNNNNNNNNNNNNNNNNNNNNNNNNNNNNNNNNNNNNNNNNNNNNNNNNNNNNNNNNNNNNNNNNNNNNNNNNNNNNNNNNNNNNNNNNNNNNNNNNNNNNNNNNNNNNNNNNNNNNNNNNNNNNNNNNNNNNNNNNNNNNNNNNNNNNNNNNNNNNNNNNNNNNNNNNNNNNNNNNNNNNNNNNNNNNNNNNNNNNNNNNNNNNNNNNNNNNNNNNNNNNNNNNNNNNNNNNNNNNNNNNNNNNNNNNNNNNNNNNNNNNNNNNNNNNNNNNNNNNNNNNNNNNNNNNNNNNNNNNNNNNNNNNNNNNNNNNNNNNNNNNNNNNNNNNNNNNNNNNNNNNNNNNNNNNNNNNNNNNNNNNNNNNNNNNNNNNNNNNNNNNNNNNNNNNNNNNNNNNNNNNNNNNNNNNNNNNNNNNNNNNNNNNNNNNNNNNNNNNNNNNNNNNNNNNNNNNNNNNNNNNNNNNNNNNNNNNNNNNNNNNNNNNNNNNNNNNNNNNNNNNNNNNNNNNNNNNNNNNNNNNNNNNNNNNNNNNNNNNNNNNNNNNNNNNNNNNNNNNNNNNNNNNNNNNNNNNNNNNNNNNNNNNNNNNNNNNNNNNNNNNNNNNNNNNNNNNNNNNNNNNNNNNNNNNNNNNNNNNNNNNNNNNNNNNNNNNNNNNNNNNNNNNNNNNNNNNNNNNNNNNNNNNNNNNNNNNNNNNNNNNNNNNNNNNNNNNNNNNNNNNNNNNNNNNNNNNNNNNNNNNNNNNNNNNNNNNNNNNNNNNNNNNNNNNNNNNNNNNNNNNNNNNNNNNNNNNNNNNNNNNNNNNNNNNNNNNNNNNNNNNNNNNNNNNNNNNNNNNNNNNNNNNNNNNNNNNNNNNNNNNNNNNNNNNNNNNNNNNNNNNNNNNNNNNNNNNNNNNNNNNNNNNNNNNNNNNNNNNNNNNNNNNNNNNNNNNNNNNNNNNNNNNNNNNNNNNNNNNNNNNNNNNNNNNNNNNNNNNNNNNNNNNNNNNNNNNNNNNNNNNNNNNNNNNNNNNNNNNNNNNNNNNNNNNNNNNNNNNNNNNNNNNNNNNNNNNNNNNNNNNNNNNNNNNNNNNNNNNNNNNNNNNNNNNNNNNNNNNNNNNNNNNNNNNNNNNNNNNNNNNNNNNNNNNNNNNNNNNNNNNNNNNNNNNNNNNNNNNNNNNNNNNNNNNNNNNNNNNNNNNNNNNNNNNNNNNNNNNNNNNNNNNNNNNNNNNNNNNNNNNNNNNNNNNNNNNNNNNNNNNNNNNNNNNNNNNNNNNNNNNNNNNNNNNNNNNNNNNNNNNNNNNNNNNNNNNNNNNNNNNNNNNNNNNNNNNNNNNNNNNNNNNNNNNNNNNNNNNNNNNNNNNNNNNNNNNNNNNNNNNNNNNNNNNNNNNNNNNNNNNNNNNNNNNNNNNNNNNNNNNNNNNNNNNNNNNNNNNNNNNNNNNNNNNNNNNNNNNNNNNNNNNNNNNNNNNNNNNNNNNNNNNNNNNNNNNNNNNNNNNNNNNNNNNNNNNNNNNNNNNNNNNNNNNNNNNNNNNNNNNNNNNNNNNNNNNNNNNNNNNNNNNNNNNNNNNNNNNNNNNNNNNNNNNNNNNNNNNNNNNNNNNNNNNNNNNNNNNNNNNNNNNNNNNNNNNNNNNNNNNNNNNNNNNNNNNNNNNNNNNNNNNNNNNNNNNNNNNNNNNNNNNNNNNNNNNNNNNNNNNNNNNNNNNNNNNNNNNNNNNNNNNNNNNNNNNNNNNNNNNNNNNNNNNNNNNNNNNNNNNNNNNNNNNNNNNNNNNNNNNNNNNNNNNNNNNNNNNNNNNNNNNNNNNNNNNNNNNNNNNNNNNNNNNNNNNNNNNNNNNNNNNNNNNNNNNNNNNNNNNNNNNNNNNNNNNNNNNNNNNNNNNNNNNNNNNNNNNNNNNNNNNNNNNNNNNNNNNNNNNNNNNNNNNNNNNNNNNNNNNNNNNNNNNNNNNNNNNNNNNNNNNNNNNNNNNNNNNNNNNNNNNNNNNNNNNNNNNNNNNNNNNNNNNNNNNNNNNNNNNNNNNNNNNNNNNNNNNNNNNNNNNNNNNNNNNNNNNNNNNNNNNNNNNNNNNNNNNNNNNNNNNNNNNNNNNNNNNNNNNNNNNNNNNNNNNNNNNNNNNNNNNNNNNNNNNNNNNNNNNNNNNNNNNNNNNNNNNNNNNNNNNNNNNNNNNNNNNNNNNNNNNNNNNNNNNNNNNNNNNNNNNNNNNNNNNNNNNNNNNNNNNNNNNNNNNNNNNNNNNNNNNNNNNNNNNNNNNNNNNNNNNNNNNNNNNNNNNNNNNNNNNNNNNNNNNNNNNNNNNNNNNNNNNNNNNNNNNNNNNNNNNNNNNNNNNNNNNNNNNNNNNNNNNNNNNNNNNNNNNNNNNNNNNNNNNNNNNNNNNNNNNNNNNNNNNNNNNNNNNNNNNNNNNNNNNNNNNNNNNNNNNNNNNNNNNNNNNNNNNNNNNNNNNNNNNNNNNNNNNNNNNNNNNNNNNNNNNNNNNNNNNNNNNNNNNNNNNNNNNNNNNNNNNNNNNNNNNNNNNNNNNNNNNNNNNNNNNNNNNNNNNNNNNNNNNNNNNNNNNNNNNNNNNNNNNNNNNNNNNNNNNNNNNNNNNNNNNNNNNNNNNNNNNNNNNNNNNNNNNNNNNNNNNNNNNNNNNNNNNNNNNNNNNNNNNNNNNNNNNNNNNNNNNNNNNNNNNNNNNNNNNNNNNNNNNNNNNNNNNNNNNNNNNNNNNNNNNNNNNNNNNNNNNNNNNNNNNNNNNNNNNNNNNNNNNNNNNNNNNNNNNNNNNNNNNNNNNNNNNNNNNNNNNNNNNNNNNNNNNNNNNNNNNNNNNNNNNNNNNNNNNNNNNNNNNNNNNNNNNNNNNNNNNNNNNNNNNNNNNNNNNNNNNNNNNNNNNNNNNNNNNNNNNNNNNNNNNNNNNNNNNNNNNNNNNNNNNNNNNNNNNNNNNNNNNNNNNNNNNNNNNNNNNNNNNNNNNNNNNNNNNNNNNNNNNNNNNNNNNNNNNNNNNNNNNNNNNNNNNNNNNNNNNNNNNNNNNNNNNNNNNNNNNNNNNNNNNNNNNNNNNNNNNNNNNNNNNNNNNNNNNNNNNNNNNNNNNNNNNNNNNNNNNNNNNNNNNNNNNNNNNNNNNNNNNNNNNNNNNNNNNNNNNNNNNNNNNNNNNNNNNNNNNNNNNNNNNNNNNNNNNNNNNNNNNNNNNNNNNNNNNNNNNNNNNNNNNNNNNNNNNNNNNNNNNNNNNNNNNNNNNNNNNNNNNNNNNNNNNNNNNNNNNNNNNNNNNNNNNNNNNNNNNNNNNNNNNNNNNNNNNNNNNNNNNNNNNNNNNNNNNNNNNNNNNNNNNNNNNNNNNNNNNNNNNNNNNNNNNNNNNNNNNNNNNNNNNNNNNNNNNNNNNGCTGCTCCTCTCgcaatcttcttcctctcttcccaACTCAAAACCCTCCGCTTTTCGCCTGTTCTCGGTCCGTGAAGCACTTCCTCGAGGCTACCATATTGCATAAACTCGTAAACTAGCAATCTCTCTTCCCCAATCTTACAGTATCCCAAAAGTGGTACAAGGTTTCGGTGTTTAATCTTCCCTAGCGTTTCCATTTCCGCCATAAACTCTCTATCTCCTTGACAACTAAGTCTAATCAGTTTCTTGATTGCCACGGAAGACCCATCTTTGAGCGTCGCCTTGAAAACCTCACCGAATCCACCGTGTCCGATCATACTCGCAGCCGAGAATCCATTCGTAGCTTCGATAAGCTGCGAGAACTTAAGCTTCCTCAACTGTCGCTGAAACGTCGCTACGTTAATACTCAACggctctttctccttctcaatCTTCCACGTTGTGGCGGAATTAACCGCCTGCAAACTGTGAAGCATCTTCGCATCTTCCGCGTCTCTCTTCCTCGCACGAACCGCTATCGCCCAAACGATCAAAATACAAACAGACGCAGCGGAGATCAACACTCCCAAAACAATGCTATTCGCCCAAGAAGCTGCCCTGCTTCCGTGTTTAACACGTTTCCCTTCCTCTGTTCCCGGTGGAAGCTGATTGTTTCCGTTCTTACATTCCGGTAACGGAACACCACAAAGTCCAGGATTATCCGCGTACTGGCTCGCAGGAAGCGTGCTAAGCTGACCTCTCTGAGGAATCGGACCGGTTAACTCGTTATTGGACAGATCAATCTGCACCAAGAAAGACAAATTCGAGAAAGACTCAGGGATTTGACCCTGCAACCGGTTATCCGAAGCATCGAACACACCGAGGTTCTTGAGCTGACCAATCGTAAAAGGAATCTCGCCGGAGAGTTGATTATGAGAAAGCTCAAGAACTTGAAGAGCGATCATCTCTCCAATCTCATCTGGGATCTTGCCTCGAAGCTGGTTGTAAGAAAGATCAAGATACTCAATGGTTTGATACCTTGTGAAAAGACTCAGAATCGGACCTGAATACATTCTTGTGAAGTCACAGCTCTTAAGAGATGGTATCTGAAGAAGCCTCTCTGGTCTTATCCCTGAGAACTCAACCAAACCTCCCACACCTTTACATGAGTTCCCAACGTTTCTTACAAAA
The Camelina sativa cultivar DH55 chromosome 6, Cs, whole genome shotgun sequence genome window above contains:
- the LOC104789963 gene encoding serine/threonine-protein kinase BRI1-like 2 isoform X4; this translates as MTTSPIRVRIRTRIHISFIFLLTHFSLSSSSSLKTDSLSLLSFKTMIQDDPNSILSNWTPRKSPCQFSGVTCLGGRVSEINLSGSGLSGTVSFNAFTSLDSLSVLKLSENFFVLNSTSLLLLPLTLTHLELSSSGLIGILPENFFPKYSNLISITLSYNNFTGKLPNDVFLDGKKLQTLDLSYNNITGSISGLTIPLSSCVSLSYLDFSGNSISGYIPDSLINCTGLKSLNLSYNNFDGQIPKSFEIGDTCRTLQNLRLCNNNVTGVIPESLSSCSWLQSLDLSNNNISGPFPNTILRSFGSLQILLLSNNLISGEFPTSISSCKSLRIADFSSNRFAGVIPPDLCPGAASLEELRLPDNLVTGEIPPAISQCSELRTIDLSLNYLNGTIPPEIGNLQKLEQFIAWYNNLAGKIPPAIGKLQNLKDLILNNNQLTGEIPPEFFNCSNIEWVSFTSNRLTGEVPNDFGILSRLAVLQLGNNNFTGEIPAELGKCTTLVWLDLNTNHLTGEIPPRLGRQPGSKALSGLLSGNTMAFVRNVGNSCKGVGGLVEFSGIRPERLLQIPSLKSCDFTRMYSGPILSLFTRYQTIEYLDLSYNQLRGKIPDEIGEMIALQVLELSHNQLSGEIPFTIGQLKNLGVFDASDNRLQGQIPESFSNLSFLVQIDLSNNELTGPIPQRGQLSTLPASQYADNPGLCGVPLPECKNGNNQLPPGTEEGKRVKHGSRAASWANSIVLGVLISAASVCILIVWAIAVRARKRDAEDAKMLHSLQAVNSATTWKIEKEKEPLSINVATFQRQLRKLKFSQLIEATNGFSAASMIGHGGFGEVFKATLKDGSSVAIKKLIRLSCQGDREFMAEMETLGKIKHRNLVPLLGYCKIGEERLLVYEFMQYGSLEEVLHGPRTGEKRRVLSWEERKKIARGAAKGLCFLHHNCIPHIIHRDMKSSNVLLDQDMEARVSDFGMARLISALDTHLSVSTLAGTPGYVPPEYYQSFRCTAKGDVYSVGVVMLEILSGKRPTDKEEFGDTNLVGWSKMKAREGKHMEVIDEDLLSMKEGSSESLNAKEGFGGVIVKEMLRYLEVALRCVDDFPSKRPNMLQVVASLRELRGSENSSHSQSNSS
- the LOC104789963 gene encoding serine/threonine-protein kinase BRI1-like 2 isoform X1, whose translation is MTTSPIRVRIRTRIHISFIFLLTHFSLSSSSSLKTDSLSLLSFKTMIQDDPNSILSNWTPRKSPCQFSGVTCLGGRVSEINLSGSGLSGTVSFNAFTSLDSLSVLKLSENFFVLNSTSLLLLPLTLTHLELSSSGLIGILPENFFPKYSNLISITLSYNNFTGKLPNDVFLDGKKLQTLDLSYNNITGSISGLTIPLSSCVSLSYLDFSGNSISGYIPDSLINCTGLKSLNLSYNNFDGQIPKSFGELKLLQSLDLSYNKLTGWIPPEIGDTCRTLQNLRLCNNNVTGVIPESLSSCSWLQSLDLSNNNISGPFPNTILRSFGSLQILLLSNNLISGEFPTSISSCKSLRIADFSSNRFAGVIPPDLCPGAASLEELRLPDNLVTGEIPPAISQCSELRTIDLSLNYLNGTIPPEIGNLQKLEQFIAWYNNLAGKIPPAIGKLQNLKDLILNNNQLTGEIPPEFFNCSNIEWVSFTSNRLTGEVPNDFGILSRLAVLQLGNNNFTGEIPAELGKCTTLVWLDLNTNHLTGEIPPRLGRQPGSKALSGLLSGNTMAFVRNVGNSCKGVGGLVEFSGIRPERLLQIPSLKSCDFTRMYSGPILSLFTRYQTIEYLDLSYNQLRGKIPDEIGEMIALQVLELSHNQLSGEIPFTIGQLKNLGVFDASDNRLQGQIPESFSNLSFLVQIDLSNNELTGPIPQRGQLSTLPASQYADNPGLCGVPLPECKNGNNQLPPGTEEGKRVKHGSRAASWANSIVLGVLISAASVCILIVWAIAVRARKRDAEDAKMLHSLQAVNSATTWKIEKEKEPLSINVATFQRQLRKLKFSQLIEATNGFSAASMIGHGGFGEVFKATLKDGSSVAIKKLIRLSCQGDREFMAEMETLGKIKHRNLVPLLGYCKIGEERLLVYEFMQYGSLEEVLHGPRTGEKRRVLSWEERKKIARGAAKGLCFLHHNCIPHIIHRDMKSSNVLLDQDMEARVSDFGMARLISALDTHLSVSTLAGTPGYVPPEYYQSFRCTAKGDVYSVGVVMLEILSGKRPTDKEEFGDTNLVGWSKMKAREGKHMEVIDEDLLSMKEGSSESLNAKEGFGGVIVKEMLRYLEVALRCVDDFPSKRPNMLQVVASLRELRGSENSSHSQSNSS
- the LOC104789963 gene encoding serine/threonine-protein kinase BRI1-like 2 isoform X2, which gives rise to MTTSPIRVRIRTRIHISFIFLLTHFSLSSSSSLKTDSLSLLSFKTMIQDDPNSILSNWTPRKSPCQFSGVTCLGGRVSEINLSGSGLSGTVSFNAFTSLDSLSVLKLSENFFVLNSTSLLLLPLTLTHLELSSSGLIGILPENFFPKYSNLISITLSYNNFTGKLPNDVFLDGKKLQTLDLSYNNITGSISGLTIPLSSCVSLSYLDFSGNSISGYIPDSLINCTGLKSLNLSYNNFDGQIPKSFGELKLLQSLDLSYNKLTGWIPPEIGDTCRTLQNLRLCNNNVTGVIPESLSSCSWLQSLDLSNNNISGPFPNTILRSFGSLQILLLSNNLISGEFPTSISSCKSLRIADFSSNRFAGVIPPDLCPGAASLEELRLPDNLVTGEIPPAISQCSELRTIDLSLNYLNGTIPPEIGNLQKLEQFIAWYNNLAGKIPPAIGKLQNLKDLILNNNQLTGEIPPEFFNCSNIEWVSFTSNRLTGEVPNDFGILSRLAVLQLGNNNFTGEIPAELGKCTTLVWLDLNTNHLTGEIPPRLGRQPGSKALSGLLSGNTMAFVRNVGNSCKGVGGLVEFSGIRPERLLQIPSLKSCDFTRMYSGPILSLFTRYQTIEYLDLSYNQLRGKIPDEIGEMIALQVLELSHNQLSGEIPFTIGQLKNLGVFDASDNRLQGQIPESFSNLSFLVQIDLSNNELTGPIPQRGQLSTLPASQYADNPGLCGVPLPECKNGNNQLPPGTEEGKRVKHGSRAASWANSIVLGVLISAASVCILIVWAIAVRARKRDAEDAKMLHSLQAVNSATTWKIEKEKEPLSINVATFQRQLRKLKFSQLIEATNGFSAASMIGHGGFGEVFKATLKDGSSVAIKKLIRLSCQGDREFMAEMETLGKIKHRNLVPLLGYCKIGEERLLVYEFMQYGSLEEVLHGPRTGEKRRVLSWEERKKIARGAAKGLCFLHHNCIPHIIHRDMKSSNVLLDQDMEARVSDFGMARLISALDTHLSVSTLAGTPGYVPPEYYQSFRCTAKGDVYSVGVVMLEILSGKRPTDKEEFGDTNLVGWSKMKAREGKHMEVIDEDLLSMKEGSSESLNAKEGFGGVIVKEMLRYLEVALRCVDDFPSKRPNMLQVVASLRELRGSENSSHSQSNSS
- the LOC104789963 gene encoding serine/threonine-protein kinase BRI1-like 2 isoform X3 — protein: MTTSPIRVRIRTRIHISFIFLLTHFSLSSSSSLKTDSLSLLSFKTMIQDDPNSILSNWTPRKSPCQFSGVTCLGGRVSEINLSGSGLSGTVSFNAFTSLDSLSVLKLSENFFVLNSTSLLLLPLTLTHLELSSSGLIGILPENFFPKYSNLISITLSYNNFTGKLPNDVFLDGKKLQTLDLSYNNITGSISGLTIPLSSCVSLSYLDFSGNSISGYIPDSLINCTGLKSLNLSYNNFDGQIPKSFGELKLLQSLDLSYNKLTGWIPPEIGDTCRTLQNLRLCNNNVTGVIPESLSSCSWLQSLDLSNNNISGPFPNTILRSFGSLQILLLSNNLISGEFPTSISSCKSLRIADFSSNRFAGVIPPDLCPGAASLEELRLPDNLVTGEIPPAISQCSELRTIDLSLNYLNGTIPPEIGNLQKLEQFIAWYNNLAGKIPPAIGKLQNLKDLILNNNQLTGEIPPEFFNCSNIEWVSFTSNRLTGEVPNDFGILSRLAVLQLGNNNFTGEIPAELGKCTTLVWLDLNTNHLTGEIPPRLGRQPGSKALSGLLSGNTMAFVRNVGNSCKGVGGLVEFSGIRPERLLQIPSLKSCDFTRMYSGPILSLFTRYQTIEYLDLSYNQLRGKIPDEIGEMIALQVLELSHNQLSGEIPFTIGQLKNLGVFDASDNRLQGQIPESFSNLSFLVQIDLSNNELTGPIPQRGQLSTLPASQYADNPGLCGVPLPECKNGNNQLPPGTEEGKRVKHGSRAASWANSIVLGVLISAASVCILIVWAIAVRARKRDAEDAKMLHSLQAVNSATTWKIEKEKEPLSINVATFQRQLRKLKFSQLIEATNGFSAASMIGHGGFGEVFKATLKDGSSVAIKKLIRLSCQGDREFMAEMETLGKIKHRNLVPLLGYCKIGEERLLVYEFMQYGSLEEVLHGPRTGEKRRVLSWEERKKIARGAAKGLCFLHHNCIPHIIHRDMKSSNVLLDQDMEARVSDFGMARLISALDTHLSVSTLAGTPGYVPPEYYQSFRCTAKGDVYSVGVVMLEILSGKRPTDKEEFGDTNLVGWSKMKAREGKHMEVIDEDLLSMKEGSSESLNAKEGFGGVIVKEMLRYLEVALRCVDDFPSKRPNMLQVVASLRELRGSENSSHSQSNSS